A genome region from Macaca fascicularis isolate 582-1 chromosome 3, T2T-MFA8v1.1 includes the following:
- the GNGT1 gene encoding guanine nucleotide-binding protein G(T) subunit gamma-T1: MPVINIEDLTEKDKLKMEVDQLKKEVTLERMLVSKCCEEVRDYVEERSGEDPLVKGIPEDKNPFKELKGGCVIS; the protein is encoded by the exons ATGCCAGTAATCAATATTGAGGACCTGACAGAAAAGGACAAATTGAAGATGGAAGTTGACCAGCTCAAGAAAGAAGTGACACTGGAAAGAATGCTA GTTTCCAAATGTTGTGAAGAAGTAAGAGATTACGTCGAAGAACGATCTGGCGAGGATCCACTGGTAAAGGGCATCCCAGAGGACAAAAATCCCTTCAAGGAGCTCAAAGGAGGCTGTGTGATttcataa
- the TFPI2 gene encoding tissue factor pathway inhibitor 2 produces MDPTRPLELSILLLVLTEAALGDAAQEPTGNNAEICLLPLDYGPCRALLPRYYYDRYTQRCRQFLYGGCEGNANNFYTWEACDEACWRIEKVPKVCRLQVSVDDQCEGSTEKYFFNLSSMTCEKFSSGGCHRNWIENRFPDEVTCMAFCAPKKSPSFCYSPKDEGLCSANVTRYYFNPRYKTCDAFTYTGCGGNDNNFVSREDCRRACAKALKRKKKIPKFRFASRIRKIRKKQF; encoded by the exons ATGGACCCCACTCGCCCCCTGGAGCTGTCGATTCTGCTGCTGGTCCTGACGGAGGCTGCACTGGGCGATGCTGCTCAGGAGCCAACAG GAAATAACGCGGAGATCTGCCTCCTGCCCCTAGACTACGGACCCTGCCGGGCCCTACTTCCCCGTTACTACTACGACAGGTACACGCAGAGATGCCGCCAGTTCTTGTACGGGGGCTGCGAGGGCAACGCCAACAATTTCTACACCTGGGAGGCCTGCGACGAGGCTTGCTGGCGGATAGAAA AAGTTCCCAAAGTTTGCCGGCTGCAAGTGAGCGTGGACGACCAGTGTGAGGGGTCCACAGAAAAGTATTTCTTTAATCTAAGTTCCATGACATGTGAAAAATTCTCATCTGGTGGGTGTCACCGGAACTGGATTGAGAACAGGTTTCCAGATGAAGTTACTTGTATGGCCTTCTGTGCACCAAAGAAAA GTCCATCATTTTGCTACAGTCCAAAAGATGAGGGACTGTGCTCTGCCAACGTGACTCGCTATTATTTTAATCCAAGATACAAAACCTGTGATGCTTTCACCTATACTGGCTGTGGAGGGAATGACAATAACTTTGTTAGCAGGGAGGATTGCAGACGTGCCTGTGCAAAAG ctttgaaaaggaaaaagaagatacCAAAGTTTCGCTTTGCCAGTAGAATCCGGAAAATTCGGAAGAAGCAATTTTAA